The proteins below are encoded in one region of Telopea speciosissima isolate NSW1024214 ecotype Mountain lineage chromosome 10, Tspe_v1, whole genome shotgun sequence:
- the LOC122643659 gene encoding F-box protein CPR1-like produces the protein MVDVKEEISEAEAMEIKKNLPEDIIVEILSRLPVKSLLRFKCVCKPWCALIINPTFIKMHLNRSLARNNYENNLIFVSDNLYSFDSLHSFDLDVASEQQLLVTLDHHQPDFLECSSRIWGSCNGLLCIADDIDFPVFFWNPSTRRHHKIPNTPIEISDCSHDFEFVYGFGYDPITDDYKLVRIALSEYDYFISEVQVYSLKTNLWKRIADMPFSLIMGNENCGVLANSALHWIGIRKRDPDTCSTIIGSFDLQDEGYGEVLLPHLVDSEPPDLDICVLGGQLCLLCHIYSGKRVEIWVMKDYGVRDSWEKQFSIHTKGYLDYGLKPICYLKNGEVLLEKNFTAPSMYDPPSQSTRKLRIINVPDCFQREICNGNLLICVGSLVPLNAKKQKQKEDEVEKRKNRCVLGVLRSALGLGCLVPLNAKKQKKKTPLVHHHLPLLFSVYFFFLLLSQFCKKFVLTVGSSPPSPPH, from the coding sequence ATGGTGGATGTCAAAGAGGAGATAAGCGAAGCAGAGGCAATGGAAATTAAGAAGAATCTTCCTGAGGACATCATTGTGGAGATACTTTCTAGGCTTCCAGTCAAGTCTCTTCTAAGATTCAAGTGCGTATGCAAACCCTGGTGTGCTCTTATAATTAATCCTACTTTCATCAAGATGCATCTCAACCGATCCCTTGCAAGAAATAACTACGAGAACAACCTTATTTTCGTTTCTGATAATCTCTACTCTTTTGATTCTCTCCACTCTTTCGACTTAGATGTTGCTTCCGAACAACAACTGTTGGTAACACTCGATCATCATCAGCCTGACTTTCTAGAATGTTCATCTAGAATATGGGGTTCTTGCAACGGCTTACTCTGTATAGCCGATGATATAGACTTTCCCGTATTCTTTTGGAATCCTTCTACTAGAAGGCATCATAAGATACCTAATACTCCAATAGAGATTAGTGATTGTTCCCATGATTTTGAATTTGTTTATGGATTTGGTTACGATCCCATCACCGATGATTACAAGCTTGTAAGAATTGCACTGTCCGAATATGACTATTTTATTTCAGAGGTGCAAGTCTACTCACTTAAAACCAACTTATGGAAAAGAATCGCCGATATGCCCTTCTCTCTCATCATGGGTAATGAGAATTGTGGGGTTCTTGCAAATTCTGCTCTTCATTGGATTGGAATTCGCAAGAGGGATCCTGACACTTGCTCCACTATTATCGGTTCCTTTGATCTTCAAGATGAAGGGTATGGAGAGGTGCTACTGCCTCATCTTGTGGACAGTGAACCGCCAGACTTGGACATCTGTGTTCTTGGAGGACAACTCTGTCTGCTCTGTCACATCTACAGTGGTAAACGAGTTGAGATTTGGGTGATGAAGGATTACGGCGTGAGAGACTCTTGGGAGAAACAGTTCTCAATCCACACAAAAGGGTATTTGGATTACGGCTTAAAACCTATATGTTATTTAAAGAATGGGGAAGTTTTACTCGAAAAGAATTTTACTGCACCGTCCATGTATGATCCTCCTAGTCAAAGCACTAGGAAACTTAGGATTATTAATGTTCCAGATTGTTTTCAAAGAGAGATCTGCAATGGGAATCTCTTGATCTGCGTTGGGAGTCTCGTTCCACTCAATGCCAAGAAgcagaaacaaaaagaagacgaagtagaaaagagaaaaaacagatGTGTGTTGGGAGTCTTGAGATCTGCATTGGGACTGGGGTGTCTTGTTCCACTCAATGccaagaaacagaaaaagaagacgCCTCTCGTCCACCATCACctccctcttcttttctctgtctacttttttttcttgttactTTCTCAATTCTGTAAGAAGTTTGTACTTACGGTAGGCTCTAGTCCCCCTAGTCCCCCTCATTAG